One part of the Edaphobacter acidisoli genome encodes these proteins:
- a CDS encoding aspartate carbamoyltransferase catalytic subunit, which produces MGSATTPKGSEYAPGSLLTISDVPLEEVSAILAETTRIEQLPRSERAQMLAGRTVALLFYESSTRTRTSFELAAKSLGATTTLVSDKSSSIEKGESLKDTGLTLRALGAECIILRHPCSGAPFLLARMTGLPVLNAGDGMHEHPSQALLDLRTILTRLHGVAAATTARQDSLRGVTIAITGDILHSRVARSNALLLPKLGARVVLCGPEELLPETALGLGPGVEIERNFDAALERAQVVMMLRIQKERLAGLELDLADYVARYQLSSQRFTKHAASALVLHPGPMNRGVEIDGEVADGPQSAITEQVAHGLAVRSALLVRALGAGRFESVTV; this is translated from the coding sequence ATGGGGAGTGCAACGACGCCGAAGGGCTCTGAGTATGCGCCGGGTTCGCTCTTAACAATTTCTGATGTGCCACTTGAAGAGGTCTCCGCGATTCTTGCCGAGACGACGCGAATTGAGCAATTACCTCGCTCTGAACGTGCGCAGATGCTTGCCGGTCGTACGGTCGCGCTGCTGTTCTACGAATCGAGTACGCGGACGCGCACTTCTTTTGAGTTAGCTGCGAAGTCGCTTGGCGCAACTACGACACTGGTCAGCGACAAGTCGTCCTCCATCGAAAAAGGGGAAAGCCTCAAGGATACCGGTCTGACGTTGCGCGCTCTTGGGGCAGAGTGCATCATTCTGCGCCATCCATGCTCTGGTGCACCATTTCTGCTTGCACGCATGACAGGATTGCCAGTTCTGAACGCTGGCGATGGTATGCACGAGCACCCATCACAGGCTCTGCTTGATCTGCGGACAATCCTTACGCGCCTGCATGGCGTTGCGGCGGCGACCACGGCACGGCAAGATTCGCTGCGCGGTGTGACCATAGCGATTACGGGAGATATCCTGCACAGTCGTGTTGCGCGTTCTAATGCACTCTTGCTGCCAAAGTTAGGTGCACGAGTCGTGCTCTGCGGACCGGAAGAGTTATTGCCCGAGACTGCACTCGGCCTCGGTCCTGGCGTTGAGATCGAGCGCAATTTCGATGCCGCGCTCGAACGAGCACAGGTTGTCATGATGCTGCGCATTCAGAAAGAACGGCTGGCTGGTCTCGAACTTGATCTTGCCGATTATGTCGCGCGGTATCAATTGTCCAGCCAGCGCTTCACGAAGCATGCAGCTAGCGCGCTGGTGTTGCATCCAGGCCCTATGAATCGTGGCGTGGAGATCGATGGGGAGGTAGCCGATGGACCGCAGTCCGCCATCACAGAACAGGTGGCACATGGGCTAGCGGTAAGATCGGCGTTATTAGTCCGCGCTTTAGGTGCTGGCAGGTTTGAGAGTGTAACTGTATGA
- the ctaD gene encoding cytochrome c oxidase subunit I, translating into MSPATRVMEAVDETQAVKRPAFEVIYDWVTTVDHKKIGIMYIVYALIFLVIGGVEAILMRIQLAVPNNHFVSPQVFNQLFTMHGTTMIFFMAMPILFGFGNYLVPLMIGARDMAFPRLNAFSFWVSAFGGFLLYFSYLGGSGLYAAGSAPDVGWFAYAPLTAKVFSPGHSTDYWTLAVLLSGIGSIGTALNTVTTILCMRCRGMKLTKMPLLPWLYLVMSGMVFIAVSPLTAAQIMLMLDRYVGSHFFDTQAGGSAVLWMHYFWIFGHPEVYILILPTFAFMNEIIPVFSRKAIFGYPAMVAASVGIGFISLGVWAHHMFAVGMGPAGNTFFVFATMVISVPTGIKIFNWLATIWGGKVIFSLPMMFAIGFLFQFLIAGLTGIMLSAAPFDWQLTGSYFVVAHFHYVIVGGIIFSLFAAFYYWYPKATGRMLNTTLGKWHFWLFLIGFHLTFDFMHIPGILGMPRRIYTYEASRGWGTWNFIIGVGAIFQAIAVIIFAYNLVRSYFKGDIAGHDPWDAWTLEWATPSPPPVYNFAHDPTVNSRRPLWDLKHPEEPDSDFE; encoded by the coding sequence ATGTCACCCGCAACCCGCGTCATGGAAGCAGTCGATGAGACCCAGGCAGTCAAACGCCCGGCGTTTGAGGTCATCTACGACTGGGTCACGACTGTCGATCACAAAAAGATCGGCATCATGTACATCGTCTATGCGCTAATCTTTCTGGTGATCGGTGGCGTTGAAGCCATCCTGATGCGCATCCAGCTCGCAGTTCCGAATAACCACTTCGTTTCACCGCAGGTTTTCAATCAGCTCTTCACTATGCATGGCACGACCATGATTTTCTTCATGGCGATGCCCATCTTGTTCGGTTTCGGCAATTACCTAGTGCCGCTGATGATCGGCGCGCGCGACATGGCCTTCCCGCGCCTGAACGCGTTCAGCTTCTGGGTCTCTGCTTTTGGCGGGTTCTTGCTCTACTTCAGCTATTTGGGTGGCAGCGGACTCTATGCCGCGGGATCGGCGCCGGATGTTGGCTGGTTTGCATATGCTCCACTTACTGCGAAGGTCTTTTCGCCTGGACACAGCACCGACTATTGGACACTCGCAGTTCTGCTGAGCGGCATCGGGTCCATCGGCACGGCTCTCAATACAGTCACGACGATCCTCTGCATGAGATGCCGAGGTATGAAGCTAACGAAGATGCCGTTGTTGCCCTGGCTCTATCTCGTCATGAGCGGCATGGTCTTCATCGCGGTCAGCCCGCTGACAGCGGCGCAGATCATGCTGATGCTTGACCGCTATGTCGGCTCGCACTTCTTCGATACGCAGGCGGGCGGTTCGGCGGTGCTGTGGATGCACTACTTCTGGATCTTCGGACATCCGGAGGTCTACATCCTTATCCTGCCGACGTTCGCGTTCATGAACGAGATCATTCCGGTCTTCTCGCGCAAGGCCATCTTCGGCTACCCCGCAATGGTCGCGGCATCGGTTGGCATCGGCTTCATCAGCCTCGGCGTCTGGGCGCACCATATGTTTGCCGTTGGTATGGGGCCTGCGGGCAACACGTTCTTCGTCTTCGCCACGATGGTCATCTCGGTGCCGACTGGGATCAAGATTTTTAACTGGCTGGCTACGATTTGGGGAGGCAAAGTCATCTTCTCCCTGCCGATGATGTTTGCCATTGGATTCCTGTTCCAGTTCCTCATCGCGGGACTCACAGGAATCATGCTGTCGGCCGCGCCGTTCGATTGGCAGCTCACCGGGTCGTACTTTGTGGTCGCGCACTTCCACTACGTCATCGTCGGGGGCATTATCTTTTCGCTCTTCGCGGCCTTCTATTACTGGTATCCGAAGGCGACAGGCCGCATGTTGAACACGACGCTGGGCAAGTGGCACTTCTGGCTCTTCCTCATTGGCTTCCATCTGACGTTCGACTTCATGCACATCCCCGGCATTCTCGGGATGCCGCGCCGCATTTATACCTACGAGGCCAGCCGCGGATGGGGAACATGGAACTTCATCATCGGCGTCGGTGCCATCTTTCAGGCGATTGCCGTCATCATCTTTGCCTACAACCTTGTCCGCTCCTACTTCAAGGGAGATATCGCAGGCCACGATCCATGGGATGCCTGGACGCTTGAGTGGGCTACGCCTTCGCCTCCACCGGTCTACAACTTTGCTCACGATCCTACGGTCAACAGCCGCCGTCCTCTATGGGACCTGAAACATCCGGAAGAACCGGACTCGGACTTTGAATAA
- a CDS encoding dihydroorotase, translated as MSDVLILNGRLVDPANGIDAERDLLLRDGRVAAIEIPGVLKNVAAAETIDASGCIVAPGFIDVHVHLREPGQTYKESIATGTAAAAAGGFTSVIAMPNTVPVNDSVAGLEWMLDAARGSVVKLFAMPAATMGSMGIELSNFSALRKAGAVGFTDDGKPVLEDDVMRAALVRAARLGVPVSQHAEDTRLTGGCSMNAGPVAFRLGLRGMTVEAEARIVERDIRLLREIEKAEGLRPHLHVQHVSTARAMEAIRAAKREGLHVTCEVAPHHFTLTDEAVGNYDTHAKMNPPLRVEADRVAMVAGLMDGTADTIATDHAPHAAHEKEQEFERAPNGITGLETALGLTLRVLHRGQGMTLSRVVELMSVNPAHVVSLEGRGGLAVGNHADVVVFDPNTDWTFQATNSKSKSRNTPFNGAAMLGRVRFTICEGRIVFSN; from the coding sequence ATGAGTGATGTACTCATTTTGAATGGCCGTCTTGTTGATCCAGCAAATGGCATCGATGCGGAACGAGATCTCCTGTTGCGTGATGGCCGAGTGGCAGCAATAGAAATACCTGGTGTGCTGAAGAACGTTGCGGCAGCGGAGACCATCGATGCCTCCGGTTGCATCGTTGCTCCAGGATTCATTGACGTGCACGTACACTTGCGCGAGCCCGGGCAGACGTATAAGGAGTCGATTGCCACCGGAACGGCTGCTGCTGCTGCTGGCGGCTTCACCAGCGTTATTGCTATGCCGAACACAGTTCCAGTGAACGACTCGGTCGCGGGCCTTGAGTGGATGCTCGACGCTGCGCGTGGTTCTGTAGTGAAGCTGTTTGCAATGCCAGCTGCGACGATGGGGAGCATGGGCATTGAGTTGAGCAATTTTTCTGCGCTACGCAAAGCTGGTGCCGTAGGTTTTACTGACGACGGGAAGCCCGTGCTGGAGGATGATGTGATGCGTGCGGCTCTGGTCCGTGCTGCGCGGCTCGGAGTTCCTGTCTCACAGCATGCAGAAGACACGCGACTCACTGGAGGGTGCAGCATGAACGCGGGCCCGGTGGCCTTTCGCCTCGGCTTGCGGGGGATGACTGTCGAAGCGGAAGCGCGCATCGTCGAGCGCGATATTCGTCTATTGCGCGAGATTGAAAAGGCAGAAGGGCTGCGGCCGCATCTGCATGTACAGCATGTCTCAACGGCGCGCGCAATGGAGGCGATCCGCGCAGCTAAACGTGAGGGCCTGCATGTGACCTGCGAGGTCGCCCCGCACCATTTCACTCTGACCGATGAAGCCGTAGGCAACTATGACACGCATGCGAAGATGAATCCCCCACTACGTGTCGAAGCTGACCGCGTGGCAATGGTTGCGGGGCTTATGGATGGAACTGCGGACACGATTGCTACTGATCACGCACCTCATGCTGCGCACGAGAAGGAACAGGAGTTTGAGCGCGCTCCAAACGGAATCACCGGGTTGGAGACCGCCCTTGGACTGACGTTGCGCGTGCTGCATCGCGGCCAAGGAATGACATTGTCGCGCGTGGTTGAGTTAATGAGCGTAAACCCTGCGCATGTAGTCTCACTTGAAGGACGAGGTGGGCTAGCCGTTGGCAACCATGCTGATGTGGTAGTGTTCGATCCCAACACTGACTGGACTTTCCAGGCGACGAATTCAAAATCGAAGTCACGTAACACGCCCTTTAATGGAGCCGCGATGCTAGGTCGAGTCCGGTTTACTATCTGCGAGGGGCGGATTGTGTTTTCGAATTAG
- the pyrR gene encoding bifunctional pyr operon transcriptional regulator/uracil phosphoribosyltransferase PyrR, which produces MGTQKIREKGRLMSASEIERTLVRLAHEIVEKHDGSKNVGLVGIKRRGVPLAQRLGAMIEKIEKHPVDTGTLDISFYRDDLSTDGPRPKVTSGAIGFDVTGRDIILMDDVLYTGRTIRAALDALFDHGRPKSVRLLVLIDRGHRELPIEATYVGKSVPTSQREIIEVKLAEVDGQDQVLLVERVD; this is translated from the coding sequence ATGGGAACCCAAAAAATCCGCGAGAAGGGGAGGCTGATGTCGGCCTCGGAGATCGAGCGCACGCTGGTGCGGCTGGCGCATGAGATCGTGGAAAAACATGATGGTAGTAAGAACGTAGGCCTCGTTGGCATCAAGAGGCGCGGTGTCCCGCTGGCACAGCGGCTTGGCGCGATGATCGAAAAGATCGAAAAGCACCCGGTTGATACGGGCACGCTCGATATCAGTTTCTATCGCGATGATCTTTCGACAGATGGTCCACGCCCGAAGGTTACGTCTGGAGCAATTGGCTTCGACGTGACCGGACGCGACATCATTCTGATGGACGACGTGCTATACACGGGCCGCACCATCCGTGCGGCGCTCGACGCGCTATTTGATCATGGTCGTCCCAAGAGTGTGCGGTTGCTTGTGCTGATCGACCGCGGCCACCGTGAGCTTCCCATTGAGGCTACGTATGTCGGCAAGAGCGTGCCGACGTCACAACGCGAGATTATCGAAGTGAAGCTGGCCGAAGTCGATGGGCAGGACCAGGTGCTGCTGGTTGAGCGGGTGGATTGA
- a CDS encoding cytochrome b N-terminal domain-containing protein — protein sequence MPGMKQRATALYQWFETRLGIGAPAIDAAVHPVPANTSSWWYVFGSAATVILVLQVVTGILLGLVYTPSANHAWASLEFLNHSVQLGWFLRALHGWGSDFMIAIVLIHMAQVFMFGAYKFPRELTWIIGVFLLLLTLGMAFTGQVLRFDQDAYWGLGIGASILSRVPYIGQRLVDLLLGGPIIAGPTLTRFFALHVFIIPGILIAFVALHILMVVRLGINDWPMPGRIVTRSSYQHEYQELTHETGIPFVPDAAWKDAVFAAAILLAIIACALFFGPFGPTGQPDPTIIQTAPKPDFAFLWIYAVLAYLPPALETPFIFIVPTIVIICMLLLPLVAGEGEKHWSRRPVAVLSLAVIAVTLGVFTRLGTYTPWSPVMNAWTSAPIPTKYLHDRTPLEREGALVFQYKQCRDCHSIGGEGGMRGPALDSIASRMTEDQIIRQVLQGGGNMPAYGNSLSPAETTALVRFLTTLRGKDLAPAIDASRQVIDNGKLPTSTLPEH from the coding sequence ATGCCAGGGATGAAACAACGCGCCACCGCTCTTTATCAATGGTTCGAGACGCGCCTCGGCATCGGAGCTCCTGCCATCGACGCTGCCGTGCACCCTGTACCAGCAAACACCTCAAGCTGGTGGTATGTCTTTGGCAGCGCCGCAACAGTCATTCTGGTGCTGCAGGTAGTCACAGGCATCCTGCTCGGTCTTGTCTACACGCCTTCGGCTAACCATGCGTGGGCCAGCCTCGAATTTCTGAACCACAGCGTGCAGCTCGGCTGGTTCCTCCGTGCACTGCATGGCTGGGGCTCAGATTTCATGATCGCCATCGTGCTTATCCATATGGCGCAGGTCTTCATGTTCGGCGCCTATAAGTTCCCGCGTGAACTGACCTGGATTATCGGTGTCTTTCTGCTGTTGCTCACGCTGGGGATGGCCTTCACTGGTCAGGTCCTGCGCTTCGACCAGGACGCCTACTGGGGCCTCGGCATCGGGGCATCGATTCTCAGCCGTGTTCCTTACATCGGCCAGCGGTTAGTCGACCTTCTGCTCGGCGGGCCCATCATTGCTGGCCCTACACTTACGCGCTTCTTCGCGTTGCACGTCTTCATCATTCCCGGCATTCTGATCGCCTTCGTTGCACTGCACATCCTCATGGTGGTGCGTTTAGGTATCAACGATTGGCCGATGCCCGGTCGCATTGTGACGCGTTCCTCCTATCAGCATGAGTACCAGGAACTTACCCACGAGACCGGCATCCCCTTCGTGCCCGATGCGGCATGGAAAGACGCCGTTTTTGCCGCTGCGATACTGCTTGCCATCATTGCTTGTGCGCTCTTCTTTGGCCCATTCGGTCCCACGGGGCAGCCCGATCCCACCATTATCCAGACTGCGCCGAAGCCAGATTTCGCTTTCCTCTGGATTTACGCGGTGCTCGCATATCTGCCCCCTGCGCTTGAGACGCCGTTCATCTTCATCGTTCCCACAATCGTTATCATCTGCATGCTGCTTCTCCCGCTTGTCGCAGGAGAAGGCGAGAAGCACTGGTCGCGCCGCCCTGTCGCCGTTCTCTCACTGGCGGTCATCGCGGTAACGCTCGGTGTGTTCACCAGACTCGGCACGTACACCCCATGGAGTCCGGTCATGAATGCCTGGACCAGTGCACCTATCCCGACCAAGTATCTGCATGACCGTACGCCGCTTGAGCGTGAGGGAGCCCTTGTGTTCCAGTACAAGCAGTGCCGCGACTGTCACTCTATTGGTGGCGAAGGCGGAATGCGTGGTCCTGCACTGGACTCCATTGCCTCGCGCATGACGGAGGATCAGATCATCCGCCAAGTCCTTCAGGGCGGGGGTAATATGCCTGCCTATGGCAACTCGCTGAGCCCTGCGGAGACAACGGCGCTAGTCCGCTTCCTTACTACTCTGCGTGGCAAGGATCTTGCGCCTGCCATCGATGCCTCGCGTCAGGTTATAGATAATGGCAAATTGCCTACCTCTACTCTGCCTGAGCACTAA
- a CDS encoding cytochrome c oxidase subunit 3, giving the protein MTTASTIPISTESEAPWQLPYRGTVGMVCLIIAEAAIFAIFFVSYIFYIGKSLSGPTPREVLELPIFGTICLLSSSITVHWAVAALRKDNIRSCALGLASTVLLGGIFMVSTAEEWYHLIYEKGLTIRTNLFGTTYYSLVGLHATHVIVGLILLSIALFTALTGRIKEEHSEKLEVVSLYWHFVDAIWVGVFLVVYVIGR; this is encoded by the coding sequence ATGACAACAGCCAGCACCATCCCGATCAGTACCGAGAGCGAAGCTCCCTGGCAGTTGCCCTATCGTGGCACGGTGGGCATGGTCTGCCTCATCATCGCTGAGGCTGCTATTTTTGCCATCTTCTTTGTCTCTTATATCTTCTATATCGGCAAGAGCCTCTCCGGTCCAACCCCACGCGAGGTGCTGGAGCTTCCCATCTTCGGCACCATCTGCCTGCTTTCGAGCAGCATTACCGTCCACTGGGCAGTTGCCGCGTTGCGTAAGGACAACATCCGCAGTTGCGCGCTTGGGCTTGCTTCGACAGTTCTTCTTGGCGGCATCTTTATGGTGAGTACGGCCGAGGAGTGGTACCACCTGATTTATGAGAAGGGCCTTACGATCCGCACCAACCTCTTCGGCACAACGTATTATTCGCTCGTCGGTTTGCACGCAACGCACGTTATCGTTGGACTCATTCTGCTCTCCATAGCGCTCTTTACAGCGCTCACCGGGCGCATCAAGGAAGAGCACTCGGAGAAACTGGAGGTAGTTTCGCTCTACTGGCACTTCGTCGACGCCATCTGGGTCGGCGTCTTTCTCGTTGTTTATGTGATCGGCAGATAG
- a CDS encoding QcrA and Rieske domain-containing protein, which yields MTPNDPTTNEQTSQNAPPLIPHAPVNAESAGHSRRVFLFKLSLLLNGAVGVVLAVPIIGYLLGPAVRKAAAAGSWVPLGPLTDFPEGGTRLVDFRNPVTTEWDGKTGNIPCWVRRISGNKFQVFAINCAHLGCPVRWFSQSQLFLCPCHGGAYYADGSRASGPPERGLFEYDHRVIANTLMIKVGKMPNLARQTACVGQKPLVNIEGTSQMASIEAPSSQKSGCSSCQG from the coding sequence ATGACACCAAACGATCCGACAACAAACGAGCAAACTTCGCAAAACGCTCCCCCGCTGATCCCGCACGCACCTGTCAATGCCGAGTCTGCCGGACATTCACGTCGCGTGTTCCTCTTCAAGCTCTCGCTGCTACTTAATGGGGCTGTGGGTGTCGTTCTCGCCGTGCCGATCATCGGCTATCTGCTTGGGCCAGCAGTTCGCAAAGCTGCCGCGGCCGGTTCATGGGTTCCGCTTGGCCCTCTGACCGATTTCCCTGAAGGCGGGACTCGGCTCGTTGATTTTCGGAACCCAGTGACCACGGAGTGGGATGGCAAGACGGGAAACATTCCCTGCTGGGTTCGTCGTATCTCGGGCAATAAGTTCCAGGTCTTTGCTATCAACTGCGCTCATCTTGGATGCCCAGTGCGCTGGTTCTCGCAGTCGCAGCTCTTCCTGTGCCCGTGCCACGGCGGAGCCTACTATGCCGATGGCTCCCGCGCTTCTGGGCCGCCGGAGCGCGGCCTCTTTGAGTATGACCACAGGGTTATCGCCAATACGCTCATGATCAAGGTTGGCAAGATGCCCAACCTTGCACGGCAGACTGCTTGCGTCGGCCAGAAGCCGCTCGTCAACATCGAAGGCACAAGTCAGATGGCTTCAATCGAAGCGCCAAGCTCTCAGAAATCAGGATGCAGCTCATGCCAGGGATGA
- the ligA gene encoding NAD-dependent DNA ligase LigA → MAAALTPDRQIDALRDELRRHEHLYYVLDTPEISDAEYDTLMNRLKKLESEHPNLVTPDSPTQRVGGKPREGFVKTAHSRPMLSLDNAYNEDELRAWAQRVRDALPSGEPVQFVCELKLDGLSLALHYESGPHGTAQLVRGLTRGDGTIGEDVTTNVRTIRSVPLSISAAKLKTAELPQAFEVRGEVVLPQAAFVKMNEDRVAQGLAPAVNPRNAAAGTIRTLEPNIVAQRRLDFYAYFLLKDGETLLPAQSETLEALRVAGFRVNQHAKTIANIDKVIGFINDAEKLRDALGYEIDGVVIKVDSTAQQRRLGFTGKAPRWAIAYKFAARAGTTRLEDVLFQVGRTGKVTPVAALAPVFIGGTTVTRATLHNADEIARLSVRIGDLVEVERGGDVIPKITHVVEEKHSKTARREITFPGDCPRCKTPLVREEGEVDWRCVNASCPARLEEELRHFASRAVMNIEGLGEVLVAQLLGHSILQISAAAADDEDVEAETPTRTALVRSISDIYHLKKEDLLTLERIGEKTADSLLEQIERSKQQPLNRVLLGLGIRHVGERTAQALAEEFGSLDALMEASVDDLTRIHDVGPKVAEAIREYFDNKRNRDLVERLRKAGLTFTAEKRVRGTILEGLTFVLTGTLPNLTREEAKEKIESAGGKVSGSVSKKTNYVVAGEEAGSKLDKANSLGVPVLDEAGLLKLIEHGPKAV, encoded by the coding sequence ATGGCTGCGGCTTTGACTCCCGATCGACAAATCGACGCGCTGCGCGACGAACTGCGCCGCCACGAGCACCTCTATTACGTACTCGACACGCCAGAGATCAGCGACGCCGAGTACGACACGCTGATGAACCGGCTGAAGAAGCTGGAGTCCGAGCATCCGAATCTGGTTACGCCGGACTCACCCACACAGCGCGTCGGTGGCAAGCCGCGCGAAGGCTTCGTCAAAACCGCACATTCGCGCCCGATGCTCTCGCTCGACAATGCTTATAACGAAGATGAGCTTCGCGCCTGGGCGCAGCGCGTTCGGGATGCGCTGCCGAGCGGCGAGCCAGTCCAATTCGTTTGCGAGCTTAAGCTCGACGGCCTTTCTCTGGCGCTACATTATGAATCTGGCCCGCACGGAACCGCGCAGCTCGTTCGCGGGCTGACGCGTGGCGACGGCACAATTGGCGAAGACGTTACCACCAATGTAAGAACCATCCGTTCTGTGCCACTGAGCATCTCCGCCGCAAAGCTTAAGACGGCGGAGCTTCCCCAGGCATTCGAGGTGCGCGGCGAGGTTGTTTTGCCACAGGCCGCATTCGTCAAGATGAATGAAGACCGCGTAGCACAAGGACTCGCACCTGCTGTGAACCCCCGCAATGCGGCAGCCGGCACCATCCGCACACTTGAGCCGAACATCGTTGCTCAGCGCAGGCTCGACTTTTACGCCTACTTCTTGTTGAAGGATGGGGAGACGCTGTTGCCTGCGCAGTCGGAGACGCTGGAAGCGTTGCGAGTAGCTGGCTTCCGAGTAAACCAGCACGCGAAAACTATAGCGAACATCGACAAGGTTATCGGCTTTATCAACGATGCCGAGAAACTGCGAGACGCTCTGGGCTACGAGATCGACGGCGTTGTAATCAAAGTCGACTCGACCGCACAACAGCGCCGACTTGGCTTCACGGGTAAGGCGCCACGCTGGGCTATCGCGTACAAATTCGCAGCGCGCGCAGGCACGACGCGGCTGGAAGACGTGCTTTTCCAGGTGGGCCGCACAGGCAAGGTAACCCCTGTAGCTGCACTTGCACCTGTCTTCATTGGTGGCACTACTGTCACTCGCGCAACGCTGCACAACGCTGACGAGATTGCCCGCCTTAGCGTGCGCATCGGCGATCTGGTTGAAGTCGAGCGCGGCGGAGACGTGATCCCGAAGATCACCCACGTTGTGGAAGAGAAACATTCGAAGACCGCACGCCGCGAGATTACTTTTCCTGGGGATTGTCCCCGCTGCAAGACCCCACTGGTCCGTGAAGAAGGCGAGGTCGACTGGCGCTGTGTGAATGCCAGTTGTCCTGCGCGACTCGAAGAAGAGCTGCGTCACTTTGCTTCGCGTGCAGTGATGAACATTGAAGGGCTTGGCGAGGTATTAGTCGCGCAACTGCTGGGCCATAGCATCCTGCAAATCTCAGCCGCTGCCGCAGATGACGAAGACGTAGAAGCAGAGACGCCAACCCGCACCGCGCTCGTTCGCTCGATCTCTGATATTTATCACTTGAAGAAAGAAGATCTGCTCACGCTGGAGCGTATTGGCGAGAAGACGGCTGACTCACTGCTTGAACAGATCGAGCGCTCAAAACAGCAGCCGCTCAACCGCGTCCTTCTCGGACTGGGTATTCGGCATGTCGGTGAGCGAACTGCGCAGGCGCTGGCAGAAGAGTTTGGCAGCCTGGATGCGTTGATGGAAGCAAGTGTCGATGACCTCACTCGCATCCATGATGTCGGCCCCAAGGTTGCTGAAGCAATCCGAGAGTACTTCGACAACAAACGGAATCGTGATCTTGTCGAGCGTCTCCGTAAGGCTGGACTTACCTTTACTGCAGAAAAGCGAGTTCGCGGCACCATCCTTGAAGGACTGACATTTGTACTGACCGGAACGCTGCCCAATCTGACCCGCGAAGAGGCAAAAGAGAAGATTGAGTCGGCCGGAGGCAAAGTCTCAGGCTCAGTCAGCAAAAAGACAAATTATGTGGTTGCAGGTGAAGAAGCTGGTTCAAAACTCGACAAAGCCAATTCTCTTGGTGTTCCTGTTCTCGATGAGGCCGGCCTGCTGAAGTTGATAGAACATGGCCCAAAAGCTGTGTGA
- a CDS encoding c-type cytochrome yields the protein MIQASHPFRRSGAFLLVAICFAALGCNHIPGRPGPGPEVVRPEQVLDFPTLYKQNCSSCHGVTGKDSAALPLDNPVYLALSGEDNIRKIIAGGVSGKLMPSFAKSAGGYLTDQQVSVLAHGVMQTWGKPGVLDGQNPPPYAATQQGDVARGQQAFTASCAHCHGANGEGSQNGKYRQGSIVDPSYLALISDQGLRSIIIAGLPDRHMPDWRGEGAAGHPAQPLTDQQITDIVAWLASHRTANPGQPYPTAPSQTSAGAAQ from the coding sequence ATGATTCAGGCTTCACATCCATTCAGACGGAGCGGCGCCTTCCTTCTCGTCGCAATCTGCTTTGCGGCGCTTGGCTGCAACCACATTCCGGGACGTCCTGGCCCTGGCCCGGAGGTTGTGCGCCCAGAACAGGTGCTCGACTTTCCGACACTCTACAAGCAGAACTGTTCCTCCTGTCACGGCGTCACAGGCAAAGACAGCGCAGCGCTTCCACTGGATAATCCTGTCTACCTTGCGCTCTCCGGCGAAGACAACATCCGCAAAATCATCGCAGGCGGGGTATCGGGCAAGCTCATGCCGAGCTTTGCCAAGTCTGCCGGGGGCTATCTGACCGATCAGCAGGTGAGTGTGCTTGCTCACGGTGTCATGCAAACGTGGGGCAAGCCTGGCGTGTTGGATGGCCAGAATCCGCCGCCCTATGCTGCAACGCAACAAGGAGATGTTGCTCGCGGCCAGCAGGCATTTACAGCTTCCTGTGCGCATTGTCATGGAGCGAATGGCGAAGGCAGCCAAAATGGCAAATACAGGCAAGGTTCAATCGTCGATCCTTCGTATCTTGCGCTCATCAGCGACCAAGGTCTGCGCAGCATCATCATCGCTGGTCTGCCCGACCGCCACATGCCTGACTGGCGTGGCGAGGGTGCGGCTGGCCATCCTGCTCAGCCGCTGACCGATCAGCAGATCACAGATATCGTCGCGTGGCTGGCCTCGCACCGCACTGCGAATCCGGGTCAGCCTTACCCCACTGCACCATCGCAGACATCCGCAGGAGCCGCACAATGA